One Onthophagus taurus isolate NC chromosome 11, IU_Otau_3.0, whole genome shotgun sequence genomic window carries:
- the LOC111420277 gene encoding cilia- and flagella-associated protein 70-like isoform X1 — translation MAKGGSEKKTTSKVEIQVEPEPQEPPEPDPPPNTIQIRILSYENIKTVYPVSDLTIKFELKGATIFESEKTQVLRFDILETDFDFDIPCDLSNPIDRDLLITAPLTISVTETERIVDTSAVEILAPAATEIKPTVPEPPPPPPEIPPKKGQKEKGGKGKKSKKGSEKTSSIAETSQLTLPIKPTGPQLLGIAKLDLLPIFLGYSTFDEALCIEKSPPVFDETATSLENLLKVKVNVSLEGEPLNIDSSTILHLTVESAYNIPSLVATDFQYELCCLIPGEHPKLEPIIFNKGRITNENTQFKYKLWPKVTEEQLPIPSTYRIPDDVADVKNATEIDIEPFISSTTTRIEWNFIKRSFFGLTQVANFHRQIGKYRKIPVEIYITPVQQQVEDQPPGKDAKKKKDTKDKASSKTGGTSTEAPPTEYDSTIDFLHVMANIDAGYLLYPGVKKCRVACPLRTYQEVEILEETGLEDSYFRPRPPPKPVESIEKGGKGGKGDKGGKGGKGSKGGKDSKSGKSGKGKGKGAEPVEGKDLAESLPPPPPPPPPPSKQIYNDAGDPAFIILELELFNPLSPIRHLEYLDDDMCKFIAPKPSLSKKFISSKVAQDIHGETIRSILTDINAQYKSYLEDKTNCQCDLDSFQSYIQKSGAYQVYITSILRSLSTLIPQKYGYKKNIFQSSNEYQKFVSDVYVDMIRDMNRVVNEQQLFGASFDDHKHLTRNEKLLLYAKEAMELGEQNTADRYYLERICCREDDPNVWFDYAVFQLEINDVDKAKECVTETVQLDFEHKFGLMMYGLMLFDKGMILESETCFLRMVCLNPTWVEGWIITYAFYKQTGNLEGAEYCWDMAKKGLAQKTKYPTDYFSQTPDLAWSEEKLDDNVFLKTAGLLIKMRLHQHAEKVLSYALFTHKGFCKYLYGVIAYLQKDYEKALEFLETAEKLIGLDYGVTALIGHCNIKLYQFEEAAKYFDIVLEMFNRPEDIHLVFMNGAMANDVIGDSQKARQLSLHACKFSATPQSWLFAGGFYFKQNDLLSAEECLIQSNLCDNRLSETWAYLALINYNLKKTHQYYLCMAQAKKFNVENKDLIGTIEEMVANQEKQDK, via the exons atggcTAAAGGTGgatcagaaaaaaaaactacatCCAAAGTTGAAATACAAGTAGAACCAGAACCACAAGAACCACCAGAACCAGATCCCCCACCTAATACAATTCAAATCCGAATACTATCGTATGAAAatata AAAACGGTGTATCCCGTATCagatttaacaataaaattcgaACTAAAAGgagcaacaatttttgaatcTGAAAAGACCCAGGTGCTTCGCTTTGATATATTAGAAACCGATTTTGATTTTGACATACCATGTGATCTCTCCAATCCTATAGATAgagatttattaataaccGCTCCTTTAACCA tatcCGTAACTGAAACTGAACGTATTGTTGATACTAGTGCAGTAGAAATTTTAGCACCTGCTGCCACAGAAATCAAACCAACCGTTCCAGAACCACCTCCACCGCCACCTGAGATACCTCCAAAGAAAggtcaaaaagaaaaaggaggTAAAggtaaaaaaagtaaaaaaggaTCTGAAAAAa ctTCTTCAATTGCGGAAACTTCTCAATTAACATTACCGATAAAACCAACCGGACCCCAATTATTGGGAATCGcaaaattagatttattacCAATCTTTTTAGGGTATTCAACTTTCGACGAAGCTTTATGCATCGAAAAATCACCACCGGTTTTCGATGAAACCGCAACATCTTTGGAGAATTTACTTAAAGTAAAAGTTAATGTCTCTTTAGAAGGGGAACCTTTAAACATAGATTCAAGCACAATATTACATTTAACCGTCGAATCCGCTTATAATATTCCAAGTTTAGTCGCCACAGATTTCCAATACGAATTATGTTGTTTAATTCCCGGAGAACATCca AAATTAGAACCAATCATATTCAATAAAGGTAGAATTACCAACGAAAATACAcagtttaaatataaattatggcCGAAAGTTACCGAAGAACAATTACCAATTCCAAGTACATACCG aatTCCAGATGATGTAGCAGACGTTAAAAATGCAACAGAAATTGATATAGAACCATTTATTTCTAGTACTACAACGAGAATTGAatggaattttattaaaaggtCATTTTTTGGATTAACCCAAGTGGCTAATTTTCATCGacaaattggaaaatatagaaaaattcCTGTTGAAATCTATATTACTCCTGTTcaa caaCAAGTCGAAGATCAACCACCTGGTAAAGATgccaaaaagaagaaagatacAAAAGATAAAGCATCCTCAAAAACTGGTGGGACATCAACAGAAGCTCCTCCAACAGAATATGATTCAACAATTGATTTTTTGCACGTAATGGCTAATATAGATGCTGGTTATCTTCTTTATCCAGGAGTTAAAAAATGTAGAGTTGCTTGTCCATTAAGAACTTATCAGGAAGTTGAGATTTTAGAAGAAACCGGCTTGGAAGATTCTTATTTTAGACCAAGACCGCCACCGAAACCAGTTGAATCTATTGAAAAAGGTGGTAAAGGTGGTAAGGGAGATAAAGGTGGTAAAGGAGGGAAAGGTAGTAAAGGAGGTAAAGATAGTAAAAGTGGTAAATCTGGAAAAGGAAAAGGAAAAGGAGCAGAACCTGTTGAAGGAAAAGATTTAGCGGAATCATTACCTCCCCCACCCCCACCGCCTCCTCCACCaagtaaacaaatttataacgATGCTGGAGACCCAGCTTTCATAATTTTAGaattagaactttttaatccGTTATCACCGATACGACACTTAGAGTATTTAGATGATGATATGTGCAAATTCATTGCACCTAAACCtagtttatcaaaaaaatttatttcatctaAGGTGGCCCAAGATATTCACGGCGAAACGATACGTTCCATCCTTACAGACATTAACGCAcaatataaaagttatttggAAGATAAAACAAATTGTCAATGCGATTTAGATTCTTTTCAATCTTATATACAAAAATCGGGTGCTTATCAAGTTTACATAACTTCAATTCTTCGAAGTTTATCAACATTGATTCCTCAAAAATACGGATACAAAAAGAACATCTTCCAATCTTCTAATGAATACCAAAAGTTTGTTTCTGATGTTTACGTTGATATGATTCGAGATATGAATCGGGTTGTTAACGAACAACAACTTTTCGGGGCGAGCTTCGATGACCATAAACACTTAACACGAaatgaaaagttattattatatgcTAAAGAAGCTATGGAACTTGGCGAACAAAACACAGCAGATAGATATTATTtagaa AGAATATGTTGTCGAGAAGATGATCCAAACGTTTGGTTTGATTACGCCGTTTTTCAATTAGAAATAAATGATGTTGATAAAGCGAAAGAATGTGTAACGGAAACGGTTCAATTAGATTTCGAACATAAATTTgg attaatGATGTACGGATTAATGTTGTTCGATAAAGGGATGATTTTAGAAagtgaaacgtgttttttaagAATGGTGTGTTTAAATCCAACGTGGGTTGAAGGTTGGATCATCACTTACgctttttataaacaaacgGGAAACTTGGAGGGTGCCGAATATTGTTGGGATATGGCCAAAAAGGGGCTTGcacaaaaaactaaatatccaACGGATTATTTTAGCCAAACACCTGATTTAGCTTGGTCTGAAGAAAAACTTGACGATAacgtttttctaaaaactgccgggttattaataaaaatgagatTACACCAACACGCTGAAAAAGTTTTGTCTTATGCGTTATTCACCCATAAAGGATTTTGCAAGTATTTATATGGAGTTATAgcttatttacaaaaagatTATGAAAAAGCTTTAGAATTTCTTGAGACAGCTGAGAAATTAATAGGATTA GATTATGGTGTTACAGCATTAATAGGCCACTGCAACATAAAGCTCTACCAATTTGAAGAAGCTGCCAAATATTTCGACATCGTTCTAGAAATGTTTAACAGACCTGAAGATATTCACCTTGTTTTCATGAACGGCGCCATGGCAAACGACGTAATTGGTGATTCCCAAAAAGCTCGACAATTATCTTTACACGCTTGCAAGTTTAGTGCAACACCGCAAAGTTGGTTGTTTGCGGgtggattttattttaaacaaaacgatCTTTTAAGCGCCGAAGAATGTTTAATTCAATCGAATCTATGCGATAATCGTCTTTCAGAAACTTGGGCTTATTTAGCtttgattaattacaatttaaaaaaaactcatCAATATTACCTTTGTATGGCGCAAGCTAAAAAGtttaatgttgaaaataagGATTTAATCGGTACTATTGAAGAAATGGTAGCTAACCAAGAAAAACAagataaataa
- the LOC111420277 gene encoding cilia- and flagella-associated protein 70-like isoform X2, whose amino-acid sequence MAKGGSEKKTTSKVEIQVEPEPQEPPEPDPPPNTIQIRILSYENIKTVYPVSDLTIKFELKGATIFESEKTQVLRFDILETDFDFDIPCDLSNPIDRDLLITAPLTISVTETERIVDTSAVEILAPAATEIKPTVPEPPPPPPEIPPKKGQKEKGGKGYSTFDEALCIEKSPPVFDETATSLENLLKVKVNVSLEGEPLNIDSSTILHLTVESAYNIPSLVATDFQYELCCLIPGEHPKLEPIIFNKGRITNENTQFKYKLWPKVTEEQLPIPSTYRIPDDVADVKNATEIDIEPFISSTTTRIEWNFIKRSFFGLTQVANFHRQIGKYRKIPVEIYITPVQQQVEDQPPGKDAKKKKDTKDKASSKTGGTSTEAPPTEYDSTIDFLHVMANIDAGYLLYPGVKKCRVACPLRTYQEVEILEETGLEDSYFRPRPPPKPVESIEKGGKGGKGDKGGKGGKGSKGGKDSKSGKSGKGKGKGAEPVEGKDLAESLPPPPPPPPPPSKQIYNDAGDPAFIILELELFNPLSPIRHLEYLDDDMCKFIAPKPSLSKKFISSKVAQDIHGETIRSILTDINAQYKSYLEDKTNCQCDLDSFQSYIQKSGAYQVYITSILRSLSTLIPQKYGYKKNIFQSSNEYQKFVSDVYVDMIRDMNRVVNEQQLFGASFDDHKHLTRNEKLLLYAKEAMELGEQNTADRYYLERICCREDDPNVWFDYAVFQLEINDVDKAKECVTETVQLDFEHKFGLMMYGLMLFDKGMILESETCFLRMVCLNPTWVEGWIITYAFYKQTGNLEGAEYCWDMAKKGLAQKTKYPTDYFSQTPDLAWSEEKLDDNVFLKTAGLLIKMRLHQHAEKVLSYALFTHKGFCKYLYGVIAYLQKDYEKALEFLETAEKLIGLDYGVTALIGHCNIKLYQFEEAAKYFDIVLEMFNRPEDIHLVFMNGAMANDVIGDSQKARQLSLHACKFSATPQSWLFAGGFYFKQNDLLSAEECLIQSNLCDNRLSETWAYLALINYNLKKTHQYYLCMAQAKKFNVENKDLIGTIEEMVANQEKQDK is encoded by the exons atggcTAAAGGTGgatcagaaaaaaaaactacatCCAAAGTTGAAATACAAGTAGAACCAGAACCACAAGAACCACCAGAACCAGATCCCCCACCTAATACAATTCAAATCCGAATACTATCGTATGAAAatata AAAACGGTGTATCCCGTATCagatttaacaataaaattcgaACTAAAAGgagcaacaatttttgaatcTGAAAAGACCCAGGTGCTTCGCTTTGATATATTAGAAACCGATTTTGATTTTGACATACCATGTGATCTCTCCAATCCTATAGATAgagatttattaataaccGCTCCTTTAACCA tatcCGTAACTGAAACTGAACGTATTGTTGATACTAGTGCAGTAGAAATTTTAGCACCTGCTGCCACAGAAATCAAACCAACCGTTCCAGAACCACCTCCACCGCCACCTGAGATACCTCCAAAGAAAggtcaaaaagaaaaaggaggTAAAg GGTATTCAACTTTCGACGAAGCTTTATGCATCGAAAAATCACCACCGGTTTTCGATGAAACCGCAACATCTTTGGAGAATTTACTTAAAGTAAAAGTTAATGTCTCTTTAGAAGGGGAACCTTTAAACATAGATTCAAGCACAATATTACATTTAACCGTCGAATCCGCTTATAATATTCCAAGTTTAGTCGCCACAGATTTCCAATACGAATTATGTTGTTTAATTCCCGGAGAACATCca AAATTAGAACCAATCATATTCAATAAAGGTAGAATTACCAACGAAAATACAcagtttaaatataaattatggcCGAAAGTTACCGAAGAACAATTACCAATTCCAAGTACATACCG aatTCCAGATGATGTAGCAGACGTTAAAAATGCAACAGAAATTGATATAGAACCATTTATTTCTAGTACTACAACGAGAATTGAatggaattttattaaaaggtCATTTTTTGGATTAACCCAAGTGGCTAATTTTCATCGacaaattggaaaatatagaaaaattcCTGTTGAAATCTATATTACTCCTGTTcaa caaCAAGTCGAAGATCAACCACCTGGTAAAGATgccaaaaagaagaaagatacAAAAGATAAAGCATCCTCAAAAACTGGTGGGACATCAACAGAAGCTCCTCCAACAGAATATGATTCAACAATTGATTTTTTGCACGTAATGGCTAATATAGATGCTGGTTATCTTCTTTATCCAGGAGTTAAAAAATGTAGAGTTGCTTGTCCATTAAGAACTTATCAGGAAGTTGAGATTTTAGAAGAAACCGGCTTGGAAGATTCTTATTTTAGACCAAGACCGCCACCGAAACCAGTTGAATCTATTGAAAAAGGTGGTAAAGGTGGTAAGGGAGATAAAGGTGGTAAAGGAGGGAAAGGTAGTAAAGGAGGTAAAGATAGTAAAAGTGGTAAATCTGGAAAAGGAAAAGGAAAAGGAGCAGAACCTGTTGAAGGAAAAGATTTAGCGGAATCATTACCTCCCCCACCCCCACCGCCTCCTCCACCaagtaaacaaatttataacgATGCTGGAGACCCAGCTTTCATAATTTTAGaattagaactttttaatccGTTATCACCGATACGACACTTAGAGTATTTAGATGATGATATGTGCAAATTCATTGCACCTAAACCtagtttatcaaaaaaatttatttcatctaAGGTGGCCCAAGATATTCACGGCGAAACGATACGTTCCATCCTTACAGACATTAACGCAcaatataaaagttatttggAAGATAAAACAAATTGTCAATGCGATTTAGATTCTTTTCAATCTTATATACAAAAATCGGGTGCTTATCAAGTTTACATAACTTCAATTCTTCGAAGTTTATCAACATTGATTCCTCAAAAATACGGATACAAAAAGAACATCTTCCAATCTTCTAATGAATACCAAAAGTTTGTTTCTGATGTTTACGTTGATATGATTCGAGATATGAATCGGGTTGTTAACGAACAACAACTTTTCGGGGCGAGCTTCGATGACCATAAACACTTAACACGAaatgaaaagttattattatatgcTAAAGAAGCTATGGAACTTGGCGAACAAAACACAGCAGATAGATATTATTtagaa AGAATATGTTGTCGAGAAGATGATCCAAACGTTTGGTTTGATTACGCCGTTTTTCAATTAGAAATAAATGATGTTGATAAAGCGAAAGAATGTGTAACGGAAACGGTTCAATTAGATTTCGAACATAAATTTgg attaatGATGTACGGATTAATGTTGTTCGATAAAGGGATGATTTTAGAAagtgaaacgtgttttttaagAATGGTGTGTTTAAATCCAACGTGGGTTGAAGGTTGGATCATCACTTACgctttttataaacaaacgGGAAACTTGGAGGGTGCCGAATATTGTTGGGATATGGCCAAAAAGGGGCTTGcacaaaaaactaaatatccaACGGATTATTTTAGCCAAACACCTGATTTAGCTTGGTCTGAAGAAAAACTTGACGATAacgtttttctaaaaactgccgggttattaataaaaatgagatTACACCAACACGCTGAAAAAGTTTTGTCTTATGCGTTATTCACCCATAAAGGATTTTGCAAGTATTTATATGGAGTTATAgcttatttacaaaaagatTATGAAAAAGCTTTAGAATTTCTTGAGACAGCTGAGAAATTAATAGGATTA GATTATGGTGTTACAGCATTAATAGGCCACTGCAACATAAAGCTCTACCAATTTGAAGAAGCTGCCAAATATTTCGACATCGTTCTAGAAATGTTTAACAGACCTGAAGATATTCACCTTGTTTTCATGAACGGCGCCATGGCAAACGACGTAATTGGTGATTCCCAAAAAGCTCGACAATTATCTTTACACGCTTGCAAGTTTAGTGCAACACCGCAAAGTTGGTTGTTTGCGGgtggattttattttaaacaaaacgatCTTTTAAGCGCCGAAGAATGTTTAATTCAATCGAATCTATGCGATAATCGTCTTTCAGAAACTTGGGCTTATTTAGCtttgattaattacaatttaaaaaaaactcatCAATATTACCTTTGTATGGCGCAAGCTAAAAAGtttaatgttgaaaataagGATTTAATCGGTACTATTGAAGAAATGGTAGCTAACCAAGAAAAACAagataaataa